The following are encoded together in the Zingiber officinale cultivar Zhangliang chromosome 8A, Zo_v1.1, whole genome shotgun sequence genome:
- the LOC122010742 gene encoding uncharacterized protein LOC122010742, with amino-acid sequence MDKAWMKLPRYSPEYINGVEVFLNYAYTKGNPQGVEILCPCAKCHNAFWRTRAVVLDHLIGYGFEKGYDVWVRHGEGLINPMDLNGDMDDREDAIDDIDGLLYEQFRDVAQEENGVGEGPNEDAKKFYNLLEDAKQELYPGCKNFTKLSFTIRLYLLKCLHGWSNASFNALLVLLRESMPQLNIPDSLNKTRGMIRDLGLDYKKIDVCPNDCMLYWKDHENDTSCHVCGAPRWIENVEGDRQLEENKKAYKISGKVLRHFPLIPRLQRLFLCSKTAGSLRWHEEERSKAGKLRHPADGEAWKDFDKCHPNLASDSRNIRLGLTSDGFNPFRSMNVSHSTWPVVLIPYNFPPWWCMKAEYAMLSLLIPGPQSPGNNIDVYLQPLIEELKLLWDSGVETYDSSLNQTFQMRAALLWTISDFPGYAMLSGWSTKGKLACPCCNYNTNSTYLRYSRKMCYMDHRVFLPMDHEYRSNTRAFNGRKESRPPPTLLKGKDTLELLENFNNVFGKMQTKLTNGPWKKKSIFFELSYWKHNSLRHNLDVMHIEKNIFDNIIGTLLDIPGKTKDHEKARFDLQDMGIRKKLHPKETNEGKNIMFSKACFSMTPNEKTIFCGVLKKAKIPDGCASNISRCVHVVEKKIYGYKSHDAHFILHYLLQVAVRSTMSNQVSHPLIRLCSFFRCLCQKVIDVGDLNILQSEITETLCQL; translated from the coding sequence ATGGACAAGGCGTGGATGAAATTACCAAGATATAGCCCAGAATACATTAATGGTGTTGAAGTTTTTCTAAATTATGCGTACACAAAAGGAAACCCCCAAGGAGTAGAGATTTTGTGCCCTTGTGCTAAATGCCACAATGCTTTTTGGAGGACAAGGGCAGTGGTGCTTGATCATTTAATTGGATACGGATTTGAAAAAGGATATGATGTTTGGGTTCGTCATGGTGAGGGGCTAATAAACCCGATGGATCTCAATGGTGATATGGATGATAGAGAGGATGCAATTGATGATATTGATGGACTATTGTATGAACAATTTAGAGATGTGGCACAAGAAGAAAATGGAGTTGGTGAAGGCCCTAATGAAGATGCTAAAAAGTTCTATAATCTACTTGAAGATGCAAAGCAAGAGTTGTACCCGGGTTGCAAAAACTTCACTAAATTGTCATTCACTATTCGACTGTATTTGTTGAAGTGCCTTCATGGTTGGAGTAATGCATCTTTCAATGCTTTATTAGTGCTGTTGAGAgaatctatgcctcaattgaatATTCCCGATTCATTAAACAAAACTAGAGGCATGATAAGGGATTTGGGGCTTGATTATAAAAAGATTGATGTTTGCCCTAATGACTGCATGCTATATTGGAAAGATCACGAGAATGACACCTCTTGCCATGTTTGTGGAGCTCCACGATGGATTGAGAATGTTGAAGGAGATCGCCAACTTGAGGAAAATAAGAAAGCTTACAAAATTTCCGGTAAAGTTTTGAGACACTTCCCCTTGATTCCTAGGCTTCAAAGGTTATTTTTGTGTTCAAAGACAGCTGGCTCATTAAGGTGGCATGAAGAGGAGCGTTCAAAGGCTGGAAAGTTAAGGCATCCCGCGGATGGAGAGGCGTGGAAAGACTTCGATAAATGCCATCCTAACCTTGCCAGTGATTCACGAAACATAAGGCTTGGATTGACCAGTGATGGATTTAATCCTTTTAGATCCATGAATGTGTCTCACAGTACTTGGCCTGTGGTTTTGATACCATATAACTTTCCACCTTGGTGGTGTATGAAGGCTGAGTATGCTATGCTATCTTTATTAATCCCTGGCCCGCAATCACCAGGGAATAACATTGATGTATACCTCCAACCATTGATTGAGGAGTTGAAGTTATTGTGGGATTCAGGAGTAGAAACATATGATTCTTCACTAAATCAAACTTTTCAAATGCGAGCAGCTCTATTGTGGACTATCAGTGATTTTCCTGGGTATGCTATGTTGAGTGGGTGGAGTACAAAAGGGAAATTAGCATGTCCTTGTTGCAATTATAACACTAATTCAACTTATTTGAGGTATAGTCGAAAGATGTGTTATATGGATCATCGTGTTTTTTTGCCTATGGATCATGAATATAGATCAAATACAAGGGCTTTTAATGGGAGAAAAGAATCCAGGCCTCCACCAACTTTGTTGAAAGGGAAAGATACCTTAGAATTATTAGAAAACTTCAATAATGTCTTTGGAAAGATGCAAACAAAACTTACCAATGGTCCTTGGaagaaaaaatcaattttttttgagTTGTCATATTGGAAGCACAATAGCTTGCGCCATAACCTTGATGTGATGCATATagagaaaaatatatttgataatataatcgggactttgttggatatcccagGGAAGACAAAAGATCATGAAAAAGCTCGTTTTGACTTACAAGACATGGGCATTAGAAAGAAACTTCATCCCAAAGAGACAAATGAAGGTAAAAATATAATGTTCTCAAAAGCATGTTTCTCCATGACTCCGAATGAGAAGACTATTTTCTGTGGTGTTTTAAAGAAAGCAAAAATACCAGATGGTTGTGCGTCAAACATCTCAAGATGTGTTCATGTTGTTGAGAAGAAAATTTATGGTTACAAAAGTCATGATGCACATTTCATTCTACATTACTTGCTACAAGTAGCTGTGAGAAGCACAATGTCCAACCAGGTTTCCCACCCTTTAATTCGTCTTTGTTCATTTTTTCGTTGCTTATGCCAAAAAGTAATTGACGTGGGGGATCTTAATATCTTGCAATCAGAGATTACTGAAACACTTTGCCAGTTGTAG